The following coding sequences are from one Malaciobacter pacificus window:
- a CDS encoding HDOD domain-containing protein yields the protein MKKILVEKINSLPPLPNSIIELENFRKLENYDVDKLLTIINKDPLMVTTILRVANSSMFGFRSEIDTLSRAINLLGINFTISIAIGSSIQSTIDSNLLAYATTNDDFIFASSLATNIINTWISSVDFDLKNELLLPAFLQQIGKYVISDAIQESKLTEEFLQRLNECDNPSIVEEEFTGFTCSKITANIFKNWSFSHKIIFPIAFVDEIDKCPESFKKHAQILEIVKILSDIRKPLDEKNIELAVTKASSYGFDIEHLLNSIDVIKEVISQNS from the coding sequence ATGAAAAAAATATTGGTTGAAAAAATAAACTCACTACCTCCTTTACCAAATAGTATAATAGAGTTAGAAAATTTTAGAAAATTAGAAAACTATGACGTAGATAAACTTTTAACTATTATAAATAAAGACCCTTTAATGGTTACAACTATATTAAGAGTAGCAAACTCTAGTATGTTTGGATTTAGAAGTGAAATAGATACATTAAGCAGAGCTATTAATCTATTAGGAATTAATTTTACAATATCTATTGCTATTGGCTCATCAATCCAAAGTACAATTGATTCTAATCTTTTAGCTTATGCTACAACAAATGATGATTTTATATTTGCAAGTTCCCTTGCAACAAATATCATAAATACCTGGATATCAAGTGTTGATTTTGATTTAAAAAATGAACTACTTTTACCTGCTTTCTTACAACAAATAGGTAAATATGTAATATCAGATGCAATTCAAGAAAGTAAACTTACAGAAGAGTTTTTACAAAGACTTAATGAATGTGATAATCCATCAATTGTAGAAGAAGAGTTTACAGGATTTACATGTTCTAAAATTACTGCAAATATCTTTAAAAACTGGTCTTTTAGTCATAAAATCATATTCCCTATCGCTTTTGTTGATGAAATAGATAAATGTCCTGAATCATTTAAAAAACATGCTCAAATCTTAGAAATAGTTAAAATTTTAAGTGATATAAGAAAACCTCTTGATGAAAAAAATATTGAGCTTGCAGTTACTAAAGCATCATCATACGG
- a CDS encoding diguanylate cyclase domain-containing protein, which translates to MKKEIEANAKILSFYDEEDIQEIQDLKKINLVLKKNVIFDEDNDLINSAEKSSLIIINHINELSKKDLYIQKDLIELFEYNFTFIKILNSYLKRKLNNLTNNDSTYFFKDISNMMKIFSISTPFKIFNSYNDYNFKDLSSLLRDIENNLIKLKEEKEALFEVKFDSYVILLEALTQLCFINSTDSERKKTIGTFLNLMQESMNILKFNTPLSEDKLEILNHIQGTHLYYFFEKNKIDLEDKNIEKILKNLYHQMEKLQDGYTLSKNCNFGREKNHKHENEEFYIFKNNSSLILLDLINKLEISNISFERYKELDIFKKILKLYGDSFQYALDDNYELNSLETFKKSLLDSLVYEYKINEDFTKIINHNTILSDFIFTDKDFLNTNIKTIYLVLKYSKDIENFKYLHIGQILAKSKKINNDYYEYYKLKIFILIINHFTKQKAAYEVNELLILIKKYIDENKTASHLFELYSQVYLSLALYYSKDSLSIKEANENYFLYNYTNPKSILEYKHFKINEEYLINIGKYYINELKLNQNSYEKDSLIEFSQNMLKKYVQNEELELKLQINEYLSNLSNEILNNPLWEFKDIDKKLNLIIQNYLFGGVCKVFILGKKNEQEEPEDIGYNYYNLELDDSYALRFIYPIINEEKFNSILNNNRNFLMININNILKTLKQNDKQMIDYISGLYNIDKLKESIKNSNEDKIGLIEIYIKSFDKINTIYGFEKGTEIFRIISNEIKNIAKKQTGIYKLNGHRIAILLSDRNKHKEIIEKIKDMVIKYESDYIKVNSYISYTEDRKERILFSSAKSLDQIFMEETNRNN; encoded by the coding sequence ATGAAAAAAGAGATAGAAGCGAATGCTAAGATACTTTCTTTTTACGATGAAGAAGATATCCAAGAGATACAAGACCTTAAAAAAATCAACTTAGTTTTAAAAAAAAATGTAATTTTTGATGAAGATAATGATTTAATAAACTCTGCTGAAAAAAGCAGTCTTATTATAATCAATCATATAAATGAGTTATCAAAAAAAGATCTTTATATTCAAAAAGATTTAATTGAATTATTTGAATATAATTTTACTTTTATCAAAATATTAAACTCCTATCTAAAAAGAAAACTAAATAATCTTACTAATAATGATTCAACATACTTTTTTAAAGACATATCAAATATGATGAAAATATTCTCTATATCTACACCTTTTAAAATTTTTAATTCTTATAATGATTATAATTTCAAAGATTTATCTAGCTTATTAAGAGACATTGAAAACAATCTAATTAAACTTAAAGAAGAAAAAGAAGCCTTATTTGAAGTAAAATTTGATTCATATGTAATACTTCTTGAAGCATTAACACAATTATGTTTTATAAACTCTACAGATAGTGAAAGAAAAAAAACCATAGGTACATTTTTGAATTTGATGCAAGAGAGTATGAATATCTTAAAGTTTAACACTCCGTTAAGTGAAGATAAACTAGAAATATTAAATCACATTCAGGGTACTCACTTATACTATTTTTTTGAAAAGAATAAAATTGATTTAGAAGACAAAAACATAGAAAAGATATTAAAAAACCTATATCATCAAATGGAAAAACTACAAGATGGATATACTTTATCAAAAAACTGTAATTTTGGTAGAGAAAAAAATCATAAACATGAAAATGAAGAGTTTTATATATTTAAAAACAATAGTTCATTAATTTTATTAGATCTTATAAATAAATTAGAAATTAGTAATATATCTTTTGAAAGGTATAAAGAACTTGATATTTTCAAAAAGATTTTAAAATTGTATGGAGATAGTTTTCAATATGCTCTTGATGATAATTATGAACTAAATTCATTAGAGACTTTTAAAAAAAGTTTATTAGATTCTTTAGTTTATGAATATAAAATTAATGAAGATTTTACAAAAATTATAAATCACAATACAATATTAAGTGATTTTATTTTTACTGATAAAGACTTTTTAAATACAAATATCAAAACTATTTATTTAGTTCTAAAATATAGTAAAGATATTGAAAATTTTAAATATTTACATATAGGTCAAATTTTAGCAAAATCTAAAAAAATAAATAATGACTATTACGAATACTATAAACTTAAAATTTTTATTTTAATAATTAATCATTTTACAAAACAAAAAGCAGCTTATGAAGTAAATGAATTATTGATTTTAATAAAAAAATATATTGATGAAAACAAAACAGCATCTCATCTATTTGAGCTATACTCACAAGTTTATTTATCATTAGCACTTTACTATTCAAAGGATTCCTTATCAATAAAAGAAGCTAATGAAAACTATTTTCTTTATAATTATACAAACCCTAAAAGTATCCTTGAATATAAACATTTTAAAATTAATGAAGAGTATTTAATTAATATAGGAAAATATTATATAAATGAATTAAAACTAAATCAAAATTCTTATGAAAAAGATTCTTTAATTGAATTTTCTCAAAATATGTTGAAAAAATATGTACAAAATGAAGAACTTGAATTAAAACTTCAAATAAATGAATACTTATCTAATTTATCAAATGAAATATTAAATAATCCTCTATGGGAATTTAAAGATATTGATAAAAAGTTAAATTTAATAATTCAAAACTATTTATTTGGAGGAGTTTGTAAAGTCTTTATTTTAGGTAAGAAAAATGAGCAAGAAGAACCTGAAGATATTGGTTATAACTATTATAACTTAGAACTTGATGATTCATATGCCTTAAGATTCATTTATCCTATAATCAATGAAGAGAAATTTAACTCAATACTGAATAATAATAGAAATTTTTTAATGATAAATATAAATAACATTCTTAAAACTCTAAAGCAAAATGACAAACAAATGATTGATTACATAAGCGGCTTATATAATATTGATAAATTAAAAGAATCAATAAAAAATTCAAATGAAGACAAAATAGGTCTAATTGAAATATATATAAAATCTTTTGATAAAATTAATACAATTTATGGATTTGAAAAAGGAACAGAGATATTTAGAATAATATCTAATGAAATAAAAAATATAGCAAAAAAACAAACTGGTATTTATAAGTTAAATGGGCACAGAATTGCTATTTTGCTAAGTGATAGAAATAAACATAAAGAGATTATAGAAAAAATTAAAGATATGGTAATTAAATATGAAAGTGATTATATTAAAGTAAACTCATACATATCATATACAGAAGACAGAAAAGAAAGAATTCTATTCTCATCAGCAAAAAGTCTTGATCAGATTTTTATGGAAGAAACAAATAGGAATAATTAA
- the thiC gene encoding phosphomethylpyrimidine synthase ThiC, with protein sequence MRNWLDNHKDDKVRTQMYYAKQGIITPDMEYVAQVEKIDSELVRSEIERGRLIIPANVNHKHLKPMAIGIASSCKINANIGSSALASDVSKEVEKVDVCLKYGADTIMDLSTGGDLDMIRKAVIEHSTVPIGTVPIYQILHDVKDKIEDLTIEKMLEVIERQAQQGVSYFTIHAGFLLEFMPHVAKRKMGIVSRGGSLMAAWMMHYHKENPFYEAFDDILAICKKYDVSLSLGDSLRPGCLADASDEAQLRELKVLGELTLRAWEQDVQVMIEGPGHVPLNQIERNMKLEKEYCHEAPFYILGPLTTDIAAGYDHISSAIGAAVGGWHGASMLCYVTPKEHLGLPNAEDVRNGIIAYKIAAHSADIARGRKGARDIDDEMSDARYSFDWNKQFELCLDPERAKEYHDETLPQDVFKEAEFCSMCGPKFCSYKITQKIVKDHGQEMVDIAG encoded by the coding sequence ATGAGAAATTGGTTAGACAATCATAAAGACGACAAAGTTAGAACACAAATGTATTATGCAAAGCAAGGTATTATTACTCCAGATATGGAATACGTTGCGCAAGTTGAAAAAATAGATTCAGAACTAGTTAGATCTGAGATTGAAAGAGGAAGATTAATTATTCCTGCAAATGTTAATCACAAACATTTAAAGCCTATGGCAATTGGAATTGCTTCATCTTGTAAAATTAATGCAAATATTGGTTCTTCTGCACTTGCATCTGATGTTTCAAAAGAGGTTGAAAAAGTAGATGTATGTTTAAAATATGGTGCTGATACAATCATGGATTTAAGTACAGGTGGTGACTTAGATATGATTAGAAAGGCTGTAATTGAACACTCAACAGTTCCAATTGGTACAGTTCCAATTTACCAAATTTTACATGATGTAAAAGATAAAATTGAAGACTTGACAATTGAAAAAATGCTAGAAGTAATTGAAAGACAAGCACAACAAGGTGTTTCTTACTTTACAATTCACGCTGGATTCTTATTAGAATTTATGCCTCACGTTGCAAAAAGAAAAATGGGAATTGTTTCAAGAGGTGGTTCTTTAATGGCTGCATGGATGATGCACTACCATAAAGAAAATCCTTTCTATGAAGCATTTGATGATATTTTAGCAATTTGTAAAAAATATGATGTTTCTTTATCTTTAGGGGATTCATTAAGACCTGGATGTTTAGCAGATGCATCTGATGAAGCTCAATTAAGAGAGTTAAAAGTTCTTGGTGAATTAACTTTAAGAGCTTGGGAACAAGATGTTCAAGTTATGATTGAAGGACCTGGTCACGTTCCTTTAAATCAAATTGAAAGAAATATGAAGTTAGAAAAAGAGTATTGTCATGAAGCACCGTTCTATATTTTAGGACCATTAACTACTGATATTGCTGCTGGTTATGATCATATTTCTTCTGCTATTGGTGCGGCAGTTGGTGGATGGCATGGTGCTTCTATGTTATGTTATGTAACACCAAAAGAGCACTTAGGTTTACCAAATGCTGAAGATGTTAGAAATGGTATTATTGCATACAAAATCGCTGCACACTCTGCTGATATTGCAAGAGGAAGAAAAGGTGCAAGAGATATTGATGATGAAATGTCTGATGCTAGATATTCATTTGATTGGAATAAACAATTTGAACTGTGTTTAGACCCTGAGCGAGCAAAAGAATACCATGATGAAACACTTCCTCAAGATGTATTTAAAGAAGCAGAGTTCTGTTCAATGTGTGGACCAAAATTCTGTTCATATAAAATTACACAAAAGATTGTAAAAGATCATGGTCAAGAAATGGTAGATATTGCAGGTTAA